Proteins found in one Triticum aestivum cultivar Chinese Spring chromosome 4D, IWGSC CS RefSeq v2.1, whole genome shotgun sequence genomic segment:
- the LOC123098942 gene encoding uncharacterized protein, producing MSTKSGTLPLLRSRVATFGASIETAPPLPRSRVASVAEFSPNKENRRRTNSCSTQAATSPTAVPPHQSKVAICGSGATIQEKTRSKSCSTQAAASSTAPPFHQSRVHMSVSGVPNKQKRRTKSHSTQADASSMDPPLHQSRVPMSVSGVSVEEKRRTKSLMPKPPRRSKVALTTNGRPVDGVRRADVIEYYKHSDGSIYRQTDFLSKLYRVHDTNETELEPMMRSEPSDGCSLNWRPCERHADCTMMQIFSLKLAYPPAGDQVKVYGFMAVRDTRDHLRNYIFNRTRDDPFIVEQEDGFIQLSGPKRGIWWYDKQLVEFDMRIKRGENEADDLQLIDGAVWFYDGCSPHARVLTQRIDGDYGSVDISYALLQMAMEATVQIAVSELDRDIGLLVRAFYVSDLLHQGM from the exons ATGAGCACGAAGAGCGGCACTCTGCCTTTGCTCCGAAGCAGAGTTGCCACGTTCGGCGCTTCAATCGAAACGGCTCCGCCTTTGCCCCGAAGCAGAGTAGCCTCGGTTGCTGAATTCTCTCCAAACAAAGAGAATAGGAGGAGGACGAATAGCTGCAGCACACAAGCGGCCACTTCGCCGACGGCTGTGCCTCCGCACCAGAGCAAAGTAGCCATATGTGGTAGCGGGGCTACAATCCAAGAGAAGACGAGGTCGAAGAGCTGCAGCACACAAGCGGCCGCATCGTCCACAGCTCCGCCTTTCCACCAGAGCAGAGTACACATGTCTGTCAGCGGGGTTCCAAACAAACAGAAGAGGAGGACGAAGAGCCACAGCACACAAGCGGACGCATCGTCCATGGATCCGCCATTGCACCAGAGCAGAGTGCCCATGTCTGTCAGCGGGGTTTCAGTGGAAGAGAAGAGGAGGACAAAGAGCTTGATGCCTAAGCCTCCACGCCGGAGCAAAGTAGCCTTGACTACCAATGGCCGTCCTGTGGATGGTGTACGACGTGCCGACGTCATTGAATACTACAAGCATAGCGATGGATCCATCTACAGACAAACTGATTTCTTGTCCAAACTTTATCGTGTCCATGATACCAACGAGA CTGAGCTGGAGCCAATGATGAGGTCGGAGCCATCAGACGGTTGCTCACTGAACTGGAGGCCCTGTGAAAGACATGCCGATTGCACCATGATGCAGATATTTTCACTGAAGCTGGCGTATCCTCCTGCTGGAGACCAAGTTAAGGTGTATGGATTCATGGCTGTCCGGGACACTCGGGACCATCTGCGTAACTACATCTTCAACCGCACCAGAGATGACCCTTTCATCGTGGAACAAGAGGACGGATTTATACAGTTGTCTGGACCCAAGAGAGGCATCTGGTGGTATGACAAGCAGCTGGTTGAGTTCGACATGAGGATCAAGAGAGGGGAAAATGAAGCGGACGATCTGCAGCTCATCGACGGCGCCGTCTGGTTCTACGACGGTTGCTCGCCGCATGCTAGAGTGCTCACGCAACGCATCGACGGTGACTATGGCTCGGTGGACATAAGCTATGCGCTCCTGCAAATGGCGATGGAGGCCACGGTGCAGATTGCTGTGTCGGAGCTGGACAGAGACATAGGCCTGCTTGTAAGGGCGTTTTACGTCAGTGATCTCTTGCACCAGGGGATGTAG